The region TCAGGGAAACCGCCTGATGAAACTCTTTCAGTACTGCTACTCTGCTCTCTGTCATCACGAGGCGTACTGATTGCGAGCTTGTCGATGTCTCTCTTCGCCTCTTTTGCTATTGCACTCTCTGCTCCAACACCGATATTTTTTACTGCCTCTGCAAGCTTACTCATCAGCTGATCTTCTTGTTGATGAACCTCCTGCTGCAGAACTCTTCCGCCTTCTTTGGCGGCTTGTGCTTTTGCTGGCAGAGGCATCGCACCGACAAAGACTGAGAAACCAAGCACTACCCCCAAAATGATAGAACTTCTTTCTCTTGCTGCTCGCCAATCCATAACACACCTCTCCATAGTGCCAACTATCTCACCAAGTCCTGAGGTCCCATTCAATACCATCTCTCGAGGTTCTTGTGCTAGCTCCTGCTTGGTAAGAATTCGTATTTTCACCGCTCAATCATGCGTATATGAAGTTTCTCGATAGAGAGAGGATGCTTCATTTGAACCTCAAGTGGTAATACAGAAAGTTTTCCCCGAAAGGCACTTGTGGCTGTGATTATCACAGCCGTATCCTATAGGAAGGTCCTGTAAAGGGTGCTGAACGGGCTATGTGGAAAAAACTTCTCTCAAGAAAAAAACCAAAATATAACACGTCTCAGATCCCGAGACTATCATTGGGCTTTAAACAAACGCTCACGAACTCTCTCGGTCCGAATGCGATTCCTGTCATGCCTGATTCCGCAGAGCGGCTCTTTCACGTTGTGATGAATCCAGATTCTGAAGCACTCGACTTTGTTAAAGCCATCGAAGGTGACGAGGGGCTTTCCTCTCGGATTATAAAAATTGCAAATAGCGTGTATTTTGACCGTGGTTCCGGAAGCGAAAGTGTCGTAGAGGCTGTTGCCGTCATCGGAACCAAGGAACTCAAGAATATTCTTGGGGCTAATACCTTCAGCACGCTCTTTCTCAATAATAATCCTCTACGAGATCAGTTATGGGAGCATAACCTTGCTACTGCTATTTTCAGCCGTGAACTGTCAATTCGAAGACTCCCAGGCAAAGAGAATGAAGCTTTTCTCGGAGGTCTGCTCCACGACATTGGAAAACTCTTGCTCTTAGATGTAGACCCCAGTGGATATGAACGCATCATGAAGCAAGGCGGCAATGTTGGTGCATTTTGTCCAGCAGAAGAAGATGTTTATCCATTTAATCACTGTGAAGTAGGACAATTCATCGCTGAGCTATGGAATTTCTCTGATGAGCTCAAAGCAGTCATTCGGTTACACCATGCACCCCTTGATATCATTCAAGATGATCCGCTGGCGATCCTCGTAAAAAGCGCAGATCTTCTCTCGCATCGTTTACGGATTGGACTTAAGCAATATGCAGATGGGCTCAGAAGCGTTGCAGTCAAAGAGCTTCCACACACACTCAATGCACTCGGATTCTCAGAGGGAGAGTCGAAAGAGATCCTCGCTGAATTCCCTATGCTTTTTGAAGAAGAGCGCGAGCGGCTCCAGGTTCCATGACAATATTTCGTCAAGCGATAAGAAGGATTCAACACCTTATCTTGGGAGATTCGGTGCAGCCCCCCTCCCCATCAGGACAAGATCAGATTCTCCTTAATCGACATCAAGTCCTTGTTGAGAATTTGGCTGCGGCGCTCATCATTCGAGATATGAATGGTGCCATTACTTACTGTAGCCCCTTCACGGAAGTTATGTGCGGCTGCCCGCTGTCGACTATTTACGAAGGCAACGAGGATTTCTTTGCAAGAATTGTCCATCCCTCGGACCGAGCATCATTCTTAAGAAGCATACAACTTGCTCAAATGGGTGAAAGCTTTCAGATGCGACATCGATTCTTCCATAACTCAGGTTTTGAAATATGGATTGAATCCCGAACCGCACCGTTGTTCGATGAGTCTGGAAGATTTATGGCGTCACTCACCCTCATGGTCGATGTAACGAGTGCGGTTCGATTCGAAGAACAAATGCAAGAACGAAATCAAGACTTACAACAAATCACCTCTATAGCTGCCGAAGAAATACAGAATGAGGTCTTTACCTTAAAAGGAATGCTTGCCCTTTCGGAAGATGGACTGCCGCTCGAGACAATGAATAGTGCGATCGGTGCTTCTGCGGCAAAATTAGAGAGCCTGGCGCAGGGCCTCACAGAGTTTGGCAAAGCGTCGGGGGAAAAAAGAGAACTAAAAACGGTACCCCCGGTTCGCATCCTGCAAACCTATCAAGAGCAGCAGACCCACCTCTCTGGACATCTTTCCATCACCATGCCGGATGATGAGATTCCAGTTATTGCTGACGAGGAAGATTTACTGGAAGTGCTTTCATCGCTGACAAATTACTCACAAGCACTCTGTACCGATTCAGTGGTGCCAGATATTGAACTTCAACTGATACAAGATTCAGTTGAAACGAAAATACTTCATCTTGATTCCGCTCCCCAAATACCAGAAACGTTCATTGACCATATCTTCTATCCAAAATCACTGGAACAGGGAACACAAAGAACTCGACTCGGTGGAAAACAGACGCCGTTTTCGCTTTCTCTTTGCCAAAAAAGAATGAGGCGAATGGGTGGTACTTTAGACTTTCAAATCACCGAGGAAGGGAAGAACTGTTTTATTGTTACTCTCAAGTCCCGCCCCTCCCCACCACGCAGCAGTCACGCTTCGTGACGACCTGCATAAACACCGTGCACATACACGAACGAACGCCCTTGAGTGCTTGATACCCCCAAGTCCACTCCCTGGAGTGGCATGATTTCTGCTGTTCATTCGTTAGAGAGCCCTCAGGGATAGAGGCTCCAGAATCAAGATCAACCAGTACATGGAGTACGCAGAGATGAGCATTTCTATAAATACTGAACAATCAGCGAGACTTAGGACATCTGAGGCACCAAATGAGTCCGTCCAGACCACTGAACAGAGTGCCACTTTTGAAAATCAGCTACGCGCATTTCTTTCCCCCTCAATAGGCTCAACGATTAACGAAGAGGAACTCTTTGCCGCACTCCTACAAGAGAGAATTCAGTCTTCAGAGGGTAGTGAGATTGCTCAATTTTTTGGCGAGCGCTTCGACTCTCATAAAGCGGCTCTCACGAGAGCAGATGGTTATATTAATGTGGAAGAGGCCGCGAATCGGGCTCTGGCCGACCTTGTAACAGAGGGTCACATCACCCAGGAGGAGCACGATACTCTCTACCAACAATCTTTCATGGCAGCTCAACTCGATGACAATCACTCCGCCCTTTTTGATGGACGAGGAGAAGGAGAAGATCAGACTATCGCTACGGGAGACCTTGAATCCGCTCTGGCAAGGGCTCAAGCAGCGATTGAGGCACTCGAACGGGGAGAGCTTCCGACAGGACAAACCAGTTCTCCTGAAACTCCCTCTGACAGCTCAAATTCTGGTACCGTGGTAACTCCTAAAGGGAATGAAATGGATGGGCCAGACGAGTTCGTTTTTAAGCCCCATTCCGACAGCGATGGAAAGCTTGTTGTTATTTTACCGAAGTTTATGACGGGGGGAGTAGAGGATCTCCTTCTGAAAGATAAAGATGGGAATATTCTCGAACGAGGAAGGGGCACTGGTGTAGCGAATGGCAATAGAGAGCACTTTCGATTCGACAGGCCTGGTGAACAGTATCCAGAGGGGCTCTCTGTTGAAGTACGGCTCACTTCTGGAGAGGTCAAGAGCTATGAGATACCAAACCCAAGCGAGCGGTACGACTAATATTTAAAAACCAGCAGACCTCCATCGAGCTAAACCGCGGTGAGTGGAAACTCATACCGTCGCGACTAAAACTTACTCTAAGAAGTGGTAGGACATAGCACCTTCTAGAATTGTAATCGCAAAACGCTTTCGGTACCATCAGCCACACATTTAAAAGCCGTGAGTAAATCACGAAGACCATTTTTGTTTATGTGGAGCTCAAAAAGTCCAATGGATGAAACCGTTGCAATATTTGGATATGGAAGATTTGGAAAAATCCTTGCTCAGTTATTAGCTCCAAAGGCTACATTACTGATTCATGATCCGGCAGTAGAAGAAATAGAAAGTGGTCACGGAAGACTCGTGGATGAAATTGAAGCGCTCCACGCAGATGCCCTCTTTTACTGCATCCCTATTCGCGAATTAAAGCGGACACTCGCGCAACATGTCAGCATTATTAAATCCCGAGCGAATAAGCCGTTGGTCCTCGATGTCTTATCGGTCAAGAGCTATCCCAAGAAGCTGTTTCAGAAATATCTTGGTGATGATGCATATACTATTCTAACTCATCCAATGTTTGGTCCAGACAGTATCCTGTCAGACTCCAATCGTGACCTTCCCATCGTGCTGGAGAATCTCAATAGCCCGGAAGTTCTCTATCAACGATGGAAATCTCTTTTCGAGGAGCTCGGGTTTCGGACGCTTGAACTCTCGGCAGATGAACATGACCGCCTTGCTGCAGGTAGTCAGGGACTCACGCACTTCATTGGTCGAGTGCTCGATAGCTTCGACTTTCAACCGACAACAATAGATACTTTAGGAGCAAAAAAGTTATTTGAACTCAGAGAGCAGACATGTAACGACTCATGGGATCTCTTTTCAGACTTGCAGACTCTCAATCCGTATACCATGGCGATGCGCTCTAAGCTTGGGAAAGCGCTCGATACCGTTTATGGAGCTCTACTTCCAAAACAGGCAAATGCTGGAACTCTCACCGTAGGTATTCAGGGTGGCAAAGGAAGCTTCAATGAAGAAGCGCTTCAGTACCGCATTCAAAAACAGGGGTTAGAAAACCTGACCGTCCAGTACCTTCATACGACTGAAAATGTCCTTCGCGAACTGTGTGAGGGACGTATCGATGCTGGTCAGTTTGCGATTCATAACTCCACAGGCGGAGTTGTTGAGGAAAGCATTAATGCTATGGGAGAATGGAAGTTTAAAATAGTCGAACAATATGCAATACCAATTCAACATACGCTGATGAGTCATCCTGATGCTTCAATCGATGACATTGATACCATTATGACTCATCCCCAAGTACTGAAGCAGTGCCGAGAGAACTTAATGCGCCGCTATAAAACCTTGAATCTCACCAGTGGAACGGGGAACCTGATTGACCATGCCGTTGTGGCCGAGCATCTCCATGCGGGGAAATTGCCAATCAATATTGCTACTATGGGAAGTAGAGTACTTGCTGAAGTATATGGTCTCAAGATAATCGATGAAGATCTGCAAGACCTCAAAAATAACTTAACCAGCTTTCTCTGGGTTGAACGATGATGAGGCTTTGATCGTAATAAGAGTGACTCCCTTACTCGTTTCATCTCTTTTGCTCCTTCCATCTTCTGTAAAAGGATCCATAAAAAGACCGAGATTTTATTTTTCAGCCTTTTCGGCTTTTATTCAGATAACTGAGATTTAAATTCTTGACTCCCTCTTGTAAGAGGCAAGCGAGCAGGTTTTGCTTTTTCGGGATGCTATCTGTTGAGCTGAAGAGAAGAGTAATATTATCGTGAGGATAATGATGCCGGACCAGTTTCGCTATAGCTGCATAATCACGTCGATCATCCTCAGTGCCAAGAATCGCGGATGCCTCAGAGCTGTTCCGAGCAGCGCCCTTCGCTACTAACATGCGCTCAAGAAACGTTCCACTCAATCCCTTCCCGCGACCATCCTCTGGATAAAGTAACAGTAATCCACGCCCATTCTTCACTATAGTATCAATAGAGCGCTGATACTTACTGGTGTCAGTAGTATCGGACGATGGAAATCGATCTAGGAGATTTTCACTATGGACTCGGACAATTGGAGCTGCGAGAGGCGCTACATTGTATTCAAGCGTTACATAATCAAGCCCTGCGATACTATCGCGATAAACATGGGTATTGAACCAGTGTGGATTGGCTCCAATGATCTTTGCGAGAGGTCCATGCGCATTCTCTTCGAGCTTGGCATTAGTAAGATTGGCATCTAATTGAATATGAAATTTCCCATAGGAAAGTGTCTCCATATTCTGAATCAAAGACACACCAAGATTACTTTGGATACTATACAGCTCTCCTACCTGTTTCGGATCCAGTACGAGTACACCTGGTAATGGTCGAATCGGAAGCGGATAAGAGGCATTATGCGTGTATCGAGTTGCAACATCTAAAGAATGCGGCACAAATGCTTTGACTTCCCAGGGATAAGCAGACTGGATCCCCTGTTCCTCTTGATCCATCGTATCGCTCTTGTCCAACATATGCCCATTCTCACCCTTCGTCTTGAGGTAATAGGCGTTATGAGGGTTCGGAGGAATCGTCAACTTCGAGCGGCTCTCAACCGTAAATCCGAGTTGTCGAAGTCCATTCAGCTTATCGGGGTTATTGGTCATTACAATGAGGGGCGCATTAATATCCAAAAGGTATGCAACATCCCGAAGACTTTCGTAGTTCCGTCTATCTTCGGGGAGTCCAAGCCCCCTATATGCGTCGAAAGTGCCAAGTTCGTTTTCAGAGGCACATACTAACATTCGATCACGTGCCTTGTTGGAGTACCCAGCGCCCCTGCCTTCCTGCCGAAGATAAAAAAGAATACCTCGCCCCTCCTCCTCTATCTGACTGAGCGCACCCTCAAGCTGCTCAACACAGTCGCAGTCGCATCCGCATAGGGTCT is a window of bacterium DNA encoding:
- a CDS encoding HDOD domain-containing protein, whose protein sequence is MWKKLLSRKKPKYNTSQIPRLSLGFKQTLTNSLGPNAIPVMPDSAERLFHVVMNPDSEALDFVKAIEGDEGLSSRIIKIANSVYFDRGSGSESVVEAVAVIGTKELKNILGANTFSTLFLNNNPLRDQLWEHNLATAIFSRELSIRRLPGKENEAFLGGLLHDIGKLLLLDVDPSGYERIMKQGGNVGAFCPAEEDVYPFNHCEVGQFIAELWNFSDELKAVIRLHHAPLDIIQDDPLAILVKSADLLSHRLRIGLKQYADGLRSVAVKELPHTLNALGFSEGESKEILAEFPMLFEEERERLQVP
- a CDS encoding PAS domain S-box protein codes for the protein MTIFRQAIRRIQHLILGDSVQPPSPSGQDQILLNRHQVLVENLAAALIIRDMNGAITYCSPFTEVMCGCPLSTIYEGNEDFFARIVHPSDRASFLRSIQLAQMGESFQMRHRFFHNSGFEIWIESRTAPLFDESGRFMASLTLMVDVTSAVRFEEQMQERNQDLQQITSIAAEEIQNEVFTLKGMLALSEDGLPLETMNSAIGASAAKLESLAQGLTEFGKASGEKRELKTVPPVRILQTYQEQQTHLSGHLSITMPDDEIPVIADEEDLLEVLSSLTNYSQALCTDSVVPDIELQLIQDSVETKILHLDSAPQIPETFIDHIFYPKSLEQGTQRTRLGGKQTPFSLSLCQKRMRRMGGTLDFQITEEGKNCFIVTLKSRPSPPRSSHAS
- a CDS encoding prephenate dehydrogenase/arogenate dehydrogenase family protein, translated to MWSSKSPMDETVAIFGYGRFGKILAQLLAPKATLLIHDPAVEEIESGHGRLVDEIEALHADALFYCIPIRELKRTLAQHVSIIKSRANKPLVLDVLSVKSYPKKLFQKYLGDDAYTILTHPMFGPDSILSDSNRDLPIVLENLNSPEVLYQRWKSLFEELGFRTLELSADEHDRLAAGSQGLTHFIGRVLDSFDFQPTTIDTLGAKKLFELREQTCNDSWDLFSDLQTLNPYTMAMRSKLGKALDTVYGALLPKQANAGTLTVGIQGGKGSFNEEALQYRIQKQGLENLTVQYLHTTENVLRELCEGRIDAGQFAIHNSTGGVVEESINAMGEWKFKIVEQYAIPIQHTLMSHPDASIDDIDTIMTHPQVLKQCRENLMRRYKTLNLTSGTGNLIDHAVVAEHLHAGKLPINIATMGSRVLAEVYGLKIIDEDLQDLKNNLTSFLWVER
- the ribA gene encoding GTP cyclohydrolase II RibA: MRPRPHDPKTEANSIPNEPFQSAPSTAANTSENLDKLNPPNVFAGIGELVEAFRTDPSLAPVLANLRAQLEAALSEHGSKQEGKITEQLVASASVHDRGSALSQELGERPTRGAITCLGSLPLPLRQGDFKAYVFESTQSHDHLIAVTKGDISSDEPLLVRVHSECITSETLCGCDCDCVEQLEGALSQIEEEGRGILFYLRQEGRGAGYSNKARDRMLVCASENELGTFDAYRGLGLPEDRRNYESLRDVAYLLDINAPLIVMTNNPDKLNGLRQLGFTVESRSKLTIPPNPHNAYYLKTKGENGHMLDKSDTMDQEEQGIQSAYPWEVKAFVPHSLDVATRYTHNASYPLPIRPLPGVLVLDPKQVGELYSIQSNLGVSLIQNMETLSYGKFHIQLDANLTNAKLEENAHGPLAKIIGANPHWFNTHVYRDSIAGLDYVTLEYNVAPLAAPIVRVHSENLLDRFPSSDTTDTSKYQRSIDTIVKNGRGLLLLYPEDGRGKGLSGTFLERMLVAKGAARNSSEASAILGTEDDRRDYAAIAKLVRHHYPHDNITLLFSSTDSIPKKQNLLACLLQEGVKNLNLSYLNKSRKG